Proteins encoded together in one Ictidomys tridecemlineatus isolate mIctTri1 chromosome 3, mIctTri1.hap1, whole genome shotgun sequence window:
- the Ywhae gene encoding 14-3-3 protein epsilon has translation MDDREDLVYQAKLAEQAERYDEMVESMKKVAGMDVELTVEERNLLSVAYKNVIGARRASWRIISSIEQKEENKGGEDKLKMIREYRQMVETELKLICCDILDVLDKHLIPAANTGESKVFYYKMKGDYHRYLAEFATGNDRKEAAENSLVAYKAASDIAMTELPPTHPIRLGLALNFSVFYYEILNSPDRACRLAKAAFDDAIAELDTLSEESYKDSTLIMQLLRDNLTLWTSDMQGDGEEQNKEALQDVEDENQ, from the exons ATGGATGATCGGGAGGATCTGGTGTATCAGGCGAAGCTGGCCGAGCAGGCTGAGCGATACGACG AAATGGTGGAATCAATGAAGAAAGTAGCAGGGATGGATGTGGAGCTGACAGTTGAAGAAAGAAACCTCCTATCTGTTGCATATAAAAATGTGATTGGAGCTAGAAGAGCTTCTTGGAGAATAATCAGCAGCAttgaacagaaagaagaaaacaagggaGGAGAAGACAAACTAAAAATGATTCGGGAATATCGGCAAATG GTTGAGACCGAGCTAAAGTTAATCTGTTGTGACATTCTGGATGTACTGGACAAACACCTCATTCCAGCAGCTAACACTGGCGAGTCCAAGgttttctattataaaat gAAAGGGGACTACCACAGGTATCTGGCTGAGTTTGCCACAGGAAATGACAGGAAGGAGGCTGCAGAGAATAGCCTAGTGGCTTATAAAGCTGCTAGTGATATTGCAATGACAGAACTTCCACCAACGCACCCCATTCGTTTAGGTCTTGCTCTCAACTTTTCTGTATTCTACTATGAAATTCTTAATTCCCCTGACCGTGCCTGCAG gtTGGCAAAAGCAGCTTTTGATGATGCAATTGCAGAACTGGATACACTGAGTGAAGAAAGCTATAAGGACTCTACACTTATCATGCAATTGTTACGTGATAACCTGACACTATGGACTTCAGACATGCAGGGTGATG GTGAAGAGCAGAATAAAGAAGCGCTGCAGGATGTGGAAGATGAAAATCAGTGA